A single genomic interval of Homo sapiens chromosome 7, GRCh38.p14 Primary Assembly harbors:
- the TMEM270 gene encoding transmembrane protein 270 — MEALPPVRSSLLGILLQVTRLSVLLVQNRDHLYNFLLLKINLFNHWVSGLAQEARGSCNWQAHLPLGAAACPLGQALWAGLALIQVPVWLVLQGPRLMWAGMWGSTKGLGLALLSAWEQLGLSVAIWTDLFLSCLHGLMLVALLLVVVTWRVCQKSHCFRLGRQLSKALQVNCVVRKLLVQLRRLYWWVETMTALTSWHLAYLITWTTCLASHLLQAAFEHTTQLAEAQEVEPQEVSGSSLLPSLSASSDSESGTVLPEQETPRE; from the exons ATGGAGGCCCTTCCTCCAGTCAGATCCAGCCTTTTGGGGATCCTGTTGCAGGTTACGAGGCTCTCAGTGCTG TTGGTTCAGAACCGAGATCACCTCTATAATTTCCTGCTCCTCAAGATCAACCTCTTCAACCACTGGGTGTCAGGGCTGGCCCAGGAGGCCCGGGGGTCCTGTAACTGGCAGGCCCACCTACCCCTGGGAGCTGCAGCCTGCCCCCTGGGCCAGGCTCTCTGGGCTGGGCTGGCTCTGATACAGGTCCCCGTATGGCTGGTGCTACAGGGACCCAGGCTGATGTGGGCTGGCATGTGGGGCAGCACCAagggcctgggcctggccttGCTCAGTGCCTGGGAGCAGCTGGGCCTGTCTGTGGCCATCTGGACAGATCTGTTTTTGTCATGTCTGCACGGCCTGATGTTGGTGGCCTTGCTCTTGGTGGTAGTGACCTGGAGGGTGTGTCAGAAGTCCCACTGCTTCCGACTGGGCAGGCAGCTCAGTAAG GCCTTGCAAGTGAACTGCGTGGTAAGGAAGCTCCTGGTACAGCTGAGACGTCTGTATTGGTGGGTGGAGACTATGACTGCCCTCACCTCCTGGCACCTGGCCTATCTCATCACCTGGaccacctgcctggcctcccacctGCTGCAGGCTGCCTTTGAGCACACGACCCAGCTGGCCGAGGCCCAGGAGGTTGAACCCCAGGAGGTCTCAGGGTCTTCCTTGCTGCCCTCACTGTCTGCGTCCTCGGACTCAGAGTCTGGAACAGTTTTGCCAGAGCAAGAAACTCCCAGAGAATAA
- the TMEM270 gene encoding transmembrane protein 270 isoform X1: protein MWAGMWGSTKGLGLALLSAWEQLGLSVAIWTDLFLSCLHGLMLVALLLVVVTWRVCQKSHCFRLGRQLSKALQVNCVVRKLLVQLRRLYWWVETMTALTSWHLAYLITWTTCLASHLLQAAFEHTTQLAEAQEVEPQEVSGSSLLPSLSASSDSESGTVLPEQETPRE from the exons ATGTGGGCTGGCATGTGGGGCAGCACCAagggcctgggcctggccttGCTCAGTGCCTGGGAGCAGCTGGGCCTGTCTGTGGCCATCTGGACAGATCTGTTTTTGTCATGTCTGCACGGCCTGATGTTGGTGGCCTTGCTCTTGGTGGTAGTGACCTGGAGGGTGTGTCAGAAGTCCCACTGCTTCCGACTGGGCAGGCAGCTCAGTAAG GCCTTGCAAGTGAACTGCGTGGTAAGGAAGCTCCTGGTACAGCTGAGACGTCTGTATTGGTGGGTGGAGACTATGACTGCCCTCACCTCCTGGCACCTGGCCTATCTCATCACCTGGaccacctgcctggcctcccacctGCTGCAGGCTGCCTTTGAGCACACGACCCAGCTGGCCGAGGCCCAGGAGGTTGAACCCCAGGAGGTCTCAGGGTCTTCCTTGCTGCCCTCACTGTCTGCGTCCTCGGACTCAGAGTCTGGAACAGTTTTGCCAGAGCAAGAAACTCCCAGAGAATAA